A genomic window from Peromyscus eremicus unplaced genomic scaffold, PerEre_H2_v1 PerEre#2#unplaced_291, whole genome shotgun sequence includes:
- the LOC131901762 gene encoding vomeronasal type-1 receptor 4-like, with the protein MKMASDNLAIGIFLFSQITVGVLGNSSILFYYLILIVTGKHLMPKDLIIQHLTFANCLSIILRGIPRTISDFGFKYFLDDVGCKLIVYIYRITRGMSLYAMCLLSCFQVITINPSNSWWITLKHRATKYIGPSCSLGWLVHLLLNFLTPTRVSGPIYNKNATSRMNYGYCSWFASGNVATALYMFLLCFSDGLCLGLMTCSSVSMVSLLYRHKRQVKHIHSSQHFLKVSPEDRATQTILTLVCVFIMSYSFSSIVVIFTTYSKGSVPWGVSVFLFLEICFPIVCPFVLISNIKSSSSIFLPCCGKRKLLPSLT; encoded by the coding sequence ATGAAAATGGCTTCTGACAACTTGGCAATaggaattttcctcttttcccagATTACAGTAGGAGTGCTTGGAAATTCCTCAATACTATTTTATTATCTCATTTTGATAGTCACTGGAAAGCATTTAATGCCAAAAGATCTGATTATACAGCACTTGACGTTCGCCAACTGCTTGTCTATCATCTTAAGAGGCATTCCACGGACAATATCAGATTTTGGATTTAAGTATTTTCTAGATGATGTTGGATGTAAATTGATAGTGTATATTTACCGCATAACAAGGGGGATGTCCCTGTATGCCATGTGCCTACTAAGTTGCTTCCAAGTGATCACAATCAACCCCTCCAACTCCTGGTGGATCACTCTTAAACACAGAGCCACAAAGTATATTGGTCCCTCCTGCTCACTAGGCTGGCTTGTGCACCTGCTTCTAAACTTCTTGACTCCAACTAGAGTGTCAGGCCCTATTTACAACAAAAATGCAACTAGCAGGATGAATTATGGGTACTGCTCATGGTTTGCTTCTGGCAATGTGGCTACAGCACTTTATATGTTCTTACTGTGCTTCTCTGATGGCCTGTGTCTGGGTCTCATGACCTGTTCAAGTGTCTCCATGGTGAGTCTCCTCTACAGACATAAAAGACAAGTCAAGCATATTCACAGTTCTCAACACTTTCTGAAAGTCTCACCTGAGGACAGAGCCACCCAAACTATTCTCACCCTAGTGTGCGTATTCATCATGTCTTACTCATTCTCATCCATTGTGGTCATCTTCACAACCTACTCCAAAGGTTCTGTGCCATGGGGAGTAAGtgtttttctatttctagaaATATGCTTTCCCATAGTTTGCCCCTTTGTTCTCATCAGCAACATCAAGTCTAGTTCCAGCATATTTTTACCCTGCTGTGGTAAGAGAAAGCTTCTCCCAAGTTTGACATGA